The genomic region TCGCCCCGGAGCTGCTTCTCCGCCATCGCCTTGAAGGCGCGCGCGGCCTGCGCCGAGCTCGTCAGCCGCTTGAGCACTCCCTCCACCACCGCCTCGCGCTCCTCCCCGACGTCGCTGGTGAACTGGCGGTTGCCCAGCGAGGCGCTCGCGCGACGGAAGGCCTCGGCCGTGCCCTCGAAGAGCTGGGCGATGGCCTCGAACGTCTTCGGATCCGGCTCGACGAACCCGCGCGGCTGCTCCGGCCAGACCCGCTCGAACTCACCGCCCGAGCCCAGCTCGGCGGCGACGCGCTCGTTCACCAGCACCGTGGCGTGCCGCAGGGTCGCCCAGCTCCCCAGCCCCGTCTGCAGGCGCTTGGCCTTCCACAGCTTCGCGTCCACACCCTTGGGAGGCGCCACGTCCTCGGCCCACTGCAGGGCCAGGGCACGCAGCCACCTGTCATAGAGGCTCGTCGAGGCCTGGGCCGCCGTGTACTTCTTGAACCGCGCGCCCAGCTCGTCGAGCGCCCGCCCCAGCGGCGGGAACTGCTCGAGCTCCGAAGCCATCAGCTCCCGAGCCCTCTGGCTGCCCATCGCCGCCGCCACATCCAGCCCGGTGGGCAGCAGGCGAGGCACCCGCGGCTCCGGGGCCTTCTCCAAGCACCGCTCCGCCACGAAGAGGAGCTCCGGGTCCACCTTCATGCCCGGCGGAACGGGCCCCTGCATGCGCTCGGGAAGCGGCGTCTCGCAGTGGAACACATCCGTGAGCATCACCTCGTTGTCGAAGCCCCACGAGAGCGGGAACACCATGGCCGTGCTGCTCGGCGCGCGCAGGTACGGCGGCGGAGCGAACGCCTCCTTCGACCAGATCAGCGGCGCTCGGGCCGGCGCGATGTAGCCGTCGTAGGCGGCGATCCACGCCCGCGCCAGGTCCTGCGTCCTGGGAGGCAGCCTTCCCAGGAGCTTCGTATCGAGGCCTCTCGACACGTACGTCAGGTAGCGCATCGCCTGGAAGTAGCGCTTCAAGTCATCCGAGGCGGTGTAGTGGCCGCGCGGCTTCAGCTCGCCGAAGTCGAAGTTGCCGTTCAGCGCCTGGGAGCGCTCCGGGCCCTTGGCCGCGATGATGCGCTGGGCCTCGGGGTGCTTCGGCGCCGGCTCCGCGCGCAGGGACTCGAGCGCCGCGAACACCACGTCCCAGCCCTCGGCCAGCTTCTTCCCGTCCTGGTTCGCCTCGCGGACGAAGTCCCAGAAGCGCGGCATGGCCTGGTAGCGCTCGGCCAGGATGAACGAGCCCTCGTACGCCGCCGCGAACAGCTCCCAGAAGCCATCGGTGGTGACGAGGTACGGCACCGCCTCGGAGGTCTCCTCGCGGTACAGCTCCTCCTCATAGAGGTGGTAGAGCTGGGTGTACCGTCCGGGCACGAACGCCCCCGCGTGGCGCCCGAGCTTCTCCAGCTCCGCCTTCGACTTCACCGCCAGCCACCCGTTGGACACGTCCCCCAGCGGAATGGAGACGGGCTCGAAGACCACGGCGGGCCGCTCGCCGCCGACCACGCCCACCAGCCCCTTACCGTCCACCGTCAGCGCCGGAGGCGCGAGGAAGCGCTGGCCCTCCACGATGGGCCGGGGCTTCTTCTCGAGCGACAGCTGCACCCGCGCCCCGGGCTTCCCTGGCTCCCAGAGCAGCAGGCCCAGGCCATTGGGCAGGAAGGCCACGGCGGTGGCGGGCGCGGACGAGCTCTTCTCCCTCAGCTCCCAGGGCGGGGAGTAGTCCGCGATGCGTGCGCTCCCCTTCGCCTCGGTGAAGAGCAGCCGCTGCCCGTTGGGGTGCACCGCCACCGGCAGGGCGCTCGGCAGGTTGAGGGGCTCCGGCACGTCGTACTCATCCATGTCGCGCGGCTCGAGCTTCTCCGAGGCCGGGCCAATCACCAGGTACTCGCGCGTGCCCAGCTCCGTGAGCGTGCGCAGGGCGTAGCCGCCCGCGTACCGCACCCCGAAGAAGAGCCGATAGCCTCGCACCTCCTTCTTCCCGTCGGAGAACAGGAAGGGCCGCGGGCTCACCACCAGCCCCTTCAGCTCGCGGTCGCTCGAGTAGAGCTCCGAGCGCTCCAGGAGGTCGCCCTCGCCCGGCGGCGTCAGGAGGCTGATCCCCGAGCGGCTCCCCTGTCGCGTGAGGGCGAACACCTTCCCGCCACCCGGGTGCCAGGCCACTGCCTCGACCGAGACCCCCGCCGGGGCCTTCCACGCCATCGACGGCCTCGCCTTCCCCACCGTCCAGAGCGCCACCCAGGAGCCGCCGTCAGGCGCGCGCACGGCCACGGCCACGTCGGGCCCCAGCGGGGAGACCGCGGTCGCGAGGACCTGCTCCCCGGCCGCCAGCTCATACCGCGCCGGTTTCGAGGCAGAGGCGACGACTACCGGCTCGGGCGTGTCGAAAGGAGAGACAGCGGCTGCAACCCCGGTTAGTAGGCAGGCGAGTGTGGCCAGGAGACGTGTCATCGCGCGGGAGACTCCTGAGAGAGGCCGGAAGCCAAGCCCGGCCGGGCTTGTGGCTGCGCAAGCTAGCAGTGCGGATACCCCATCGCACAGGCCACCACTCCTGAACCGGGTAGGTGTCTACCCGGCGCGCTTCCTTCGGGCCGGTTGGGAGCGCGGAGGGCACCCGGTCTAGGCTCGTCTCACGCAGTCGAGGCTTCCTTCCGTCATGAAAGAGTCCGTCAACGCCGCTTCTCCCCTCTCCGAGGGGGAGGCCTCCACCCTCCACCGAGCCCCGAGCCAGAACACCCCGGCCTCGGACGAGTTCGCCACCACGCTGCACCCCAGCCAGCGGACGCCCTCCCAGGCGGGAGTGGACCCGCTCAGCTGGAACCTGCCGCTGGTGGATCGCGAGCGCTACCTGCTCGAGGGCGTCGTCGCCGAGGGCGGCCACGGCCGCATCCTCCGCGCGCAGGACCTCCACCTGGAGCGCGTGGTGGCGCTCAAGGAGCCCATCTCCACCGGCACCTCCACCCAGGGCCGCTTCCTGCGCGAGGCCCGCATCACCGCGCGCCTGCAGCACCCCTCCATCGTCCCGGTGTACGAGGCCGGCCGCTGGCCCGGGGGCGAGCCCTTCTACGCCATGAAGCTCGTCTCGGGGCGCTCCCTGGCCCGGCTCATCGAGTCGATGACCACCGTGGACGAGCGCCTGGCCGCGCTGCCCCACGTGCTCGCCGTGGCCGAGGCCATGGCGTACGCCCACTGCGAGCGCGTCATCCACCGGGACCTCAAGCCCTCCAACGTGCTGGTGGGGGAGTACGGCGAGACGGTCGTCATTGACTGGGGCCTGGCCAAGGAGCTCGACGCGCCGGAGCCGGCCATCGAGGAGGAGGCCAGCCGCGCCGGCTCGCCGGAGACCGAGCGCACCCAGCTGGGCACGGTGATGGGCACGCCGGCGTACATGCCACCCGAGCAGGCCGCGGGCCAGCCCGTGGACGAGCGCGCGGACGTCTACGCGGTGGGCGCCATCCTCTACCACCTGCTGGCGGGCCGGGCGCCCTACCTGGGCACCACCTCGCAGGAGGTGCTCCAGCACGTGCTCCACGAGGAGCCCACGCCGCTGGGCACGCTCCAGCACTGTCTGCCCCAGGAGCTGCTGGACATCGCCTCCCGGGCCATGGCGAGAGATCCGGCGCGGCGCTACCCCAGCGCTCGCGAGCTGGCCGAGGACCTGCGCCGCTTCCAGGCGGGCCAGTACGTGCGGGCCCACCAGTACACGCTCTGGGAGAAGCTGGTGCGCCTGGTGCGCCAGCACCGCGGGGCCTTCGCCGTGGGCGGGGTGATGCTGGTGGTGCTGCTCCTGATGGCGGCCAGCGCCCACCGCCACATCATCCACGAGCGCGACATCGCCCAGCAGGAGCGGGATCTCGCCCGGCAGCGCCAGGCGGAGCTCACCCAGCGCGCCGACGAGCTCGTGCTGCTGCAGGCCCGCCACGCGTTCGAGGAGTCCCCGGACGGCGTCCTCGTCCAGCTCGACTCGCTCTCGCCCGACTTCCAGGACTGGGGGCGGGCTCGCATCCTCTCGGGTGAGGCTCAAGCGCAGGGCCTGCCCATGCGCCTGAAGGGCCACACCCACGCCATCAACCACATCGAGCTGTCTCCGGATGGCCGCGAGCTGGTCACCGCCAGCGACGACAAGACGATCCGGCTGTGGGACGCGCGCTCGGGGCAGGACCGCGTCGTGATGACCTTCGACGACGAGGTGTGGAGGAGCTCCTTCTCCCATGACGGGCGCTACGTGGCCGCCGGTGGCAAGCAGGGCCTGGTGAAGGTGTGGGAGCGCTCCACGGGCACCATCCGGGAGTTCGCGGGCCACAAGCTGCCGGTCATCTTCACCGCCTTCACTCCCGACGGGCGCTACCTCCTCTCGGCCGGCTACGACGGGAAGCTCCTCCGCTGGGACCTGGCCACGGGCACCTCCTTCCTGCTGGGCAGCCACGAGGGCGGCGTGCTGGACCTCCGGCTGATGCAGGGCGGAAGGTACCTGGTCTCCGCGGGGATGAAGGACCGGAGCGTCCGGCGCTGGGAGGTGGAGACGGGCGCGAGCGAGCTCCTCCTCGCCCACACGCGCTACCTCACCGCGCTGGCCACCTCCACGCGGGCCGAGGCCTTCGCCGTCGGCACCGACAACGGGAAGATCCTGCTGTGGGACTCGCCCACGGCGGCACCCCGGACGCTCGACAGCGGGAGCAGGTCCGTGAGCGTCGTGGCGCTCTCGCCGGACGGGCGCTACCTGGCGGCCCAGGCCTCCATGGACCCCATCCTGCTGTGGGACTTGAAGAGCGGCGGACCTCCGCGCTCGCTGCCGAGCGCCCCGAGCTGGAAGTGCACGCTCACCTTCTCCGAGGATGGCCGGTGGCTGGCGGCGGGCGGCAAGGACACCAAGGCCCGGGTGTGGGAGGTGGCCACCGGGCGGCTGCGCGTGCTGCATGGGGCACGGTCCACGGTCAGCTCGGTGGCCTTCTCGCAGGACGGCCAGTGGCTGGCGGCCGCCAGCCATGACGGGACGACGCGGCTCCACGAGCTGGCGGAGCGCTACCCGCTCACCGTGGCGAGCCACGGCGGGGCGCTCCCGGAGGAGGCCGTCTCCCTGGACTGGCGCCACGTCACCCCGTGGGAGATCCGCGAGCTCATGCGCGGCGTCGTCTCCGCCGCGGCCTTCACGCCGGATGGCCGCCACGTGCTCTCCGCCGGCAAGCGAGATGGCACGGTGCGCCTGTCCGCCCTGGACGGCACCCCGGCCCTGGTGACGAAGGCCCACGCTGGCGACATGACGGCCGCCTTCGTGCTGGAGGACGGCAGCCTGCTGGCCACGGCGGGACAGGACGGCTCGGTGGCGCTCTGGAACAGCCAGGGCCAGCGGACCCAGGAGCTGAAGGGCCCCACGGGCCGCATCGAGGCACTGACGCTCTCGGCGGACAGGGCGTGGGTGGCCGCGGGCCTCGCCGACGGCGAGCTCTGGCTGTGGAGCACGGCCACCGGCCAGGGGCGCTCCCTGGGCAGGCACGCCAAGAGCCCGCGCGCGCTGGCCTTCTCACCGGACCACCGCTCGCTGGCCTCGGGGAGCACGGATGGAGAGGTGCGCCTCTGGGAGCTGGCGAGCGGTGAAGGCCGCCACGTCTACAGCCACCAGCTGGAGGTGGTGGACGTGGAGTTCTCGCGGGATGGCCTGCAGCTGGCCTCCTCGAGCTCGGACCACACCGCCTGGGTGCAGCCGCTGCCCCTCGAGCTGGAGGGCAAGCCGCGCCCGGGCATCAGGAAGGACCTGAGCGGCACCGGCGTCGTCACGATGCGCTTCTCTCCGGATGGGCGTGAGCTGCTCACCAGCAGCCTGGGCGATCACCTCGTGATGCGCACCCACCTGGCGGAGGACAGGCCGACTGGACACCTGCTCGGCCACGCCGGCACCGTGCTGAGCCTGGCCTTCTCCCCGGACGGCCAGCGCATGGCCACCGCCAGCGCGGACGGCTCGGCACGGCTGTGGGACTTGCGCAGCGGCGAGAGCCGGGCCCTGCATGGACACCAGGGCCCCGTCCTCTGGGTGGCCTTCTCGCCGGATGGGCGGCAGGTGCTGTCGGCCGGCCAGGACGGCACGGCGCGCGTGTGGCCGGATGATCTGCCGCTGGAGCCCCAGGCGCTGCGCGACTGGGTGCACGCTCAGGCCACGCGCTGAGGCGAGCGGCTCAGGCCATGGCCTGGGGCTGCTCCAGCTCCAGGGGCATGGCGGGCTCGCGAGTGCCCGGCTCCTCCAGGCGCCGGACCCGGCGGATGCGCGAGACGATGCGCAGCGCCTCCAGCTCCGTCTCGGCGAACTCCACGTCCACGCGCCACGCCCCGGTGAAGTAGAGCGCGATGACGATCGCCTTGGTGATGGCGCGCTGGAGCGCGTCGGCCCCCACGTAGATGAGGCCGTGGAACCACTCCGCGCGCAGGTTCTGGGAGAGGTGCTCCCGCGCCGCCTTGTCGATGGTGGAGCCGGAGACATCCGAGATGACGAAGATGGGTCGCTCCGCGGCGGCCTCCTGGAAGATGGTCAGCACGTTGTCGACATCCTCGATCCGAGTGGGGCCGCGCCACGTCAGGCGCAGCAGGTCCGGAGCCTCCCAGCGAGCGCTGTGGGTGCCGAACGTCCACTCCTTGATCACGCTCATCGCATCCCTCCCCGTCAGTCCCAGGAATCTAGGAATGAGGCGCAAGCCTCCAAGGGGGGCCCCCGCGGGACAGTGGATCCGCCTTCTCCGGTGTGGAGTGCTGGAGGATCCAGGTGCTCAGCCCATGACAGAAGGGCTCGGGCCTTCACGAGGAGTGAGGAGGACTGCGACGCGGCGGGAGCCCGCCAGCGCCCGCATGAACGAAGCCCCCGCGCCAGACCTGGGGACAGGTCCGACCGGGGGCCTCGGGGACTCGGCGCCGGCTGACGCTCAGGGGCGGCGGCGGGCGCGGAGGGCTGCTACTTGGTGGGCGCGCCCGCGGGCTTGCCCTGGGCCGGCGGGGTGGCCGACTTGCCGGGGGGCGGGGTGCCCGGGGTGTTCATCGGCATGGGCGAGGTGGGAGGCGCCATGCCCTGGGTGACGTCCAGCAGCTCCACCTCGAAGACGAGCGTGGATCCGCCCGGGATGTTCGGCGGAGCGCCGCGGTCGCCATAGGCGAGATCCGACGGGCACACCAGGCGGGCCTTGGTGCCCACCTTCATCATCTGCACACCCTCCGTCCAGCAGCGGATGACGCCGTTGAGCGGGAAGGTGGCGGGCTCGTTGCGCTTGTAGGAGCTGTCGAACTCCGTGCCGTCGATGAGGGTGCCCCGGTAGTTCACCTTCACGATGTCCGAGGACTTGGGCTGGGCGCCGGTGCCGGCCGTCAGCTCCTTGTAGACCATGCCGGACTCGGTCTTCTTGGCGCCCTCCTCCTTGGCGGCCTGCTCCAGGAAGGCCTTGCCCTTCTCCTTCTCACCGGAGGCCTTGGCCGACTGGCGGGTGGTGTGGAGCGCGGAGATCTTCGGCCCGTACTGCTCGATCTCCACGGCGGGCTTCTCGCCCTTGACCTGGGCGGAGATGCCGGCCTTGACGTACTCGAGCTCCTCGGCGCTCAGGCCGAAGCCGGTGATGCTCCGGCCGATGGAGAGGCCCAGCGCGTACAGCGTCTTCTGGTCCTCGGTCTGCGGGTTGGCGGCCGTGCCCGAGCCACCGCTCGCGCTCGCGCTCGCGCCCGTGGTCGCACCCGCCGAGCCACCCTCGGCGCCTTTGTTCTCCGCGGGCTTGTTGCAGCCGGCCAACGCCAGCGCACCCGCCAGTATCCAGATCTTCCGCATGTCCTCGCCTTTCCTTGCTGCAGGGGCAGCGTGGGAACGCTGCCAGCAGGGGCCACTTACTACAGAACGAGGCGAGGCTCGCGCTTTCCGACCATCTTCCTGTCGGGTGTGCTGCCCTCCGGCTGGCCGGGAGCCGCCGCCCTGGCAGGCCCACCCCGGGCTCCTCGGGGCGGCTGGGGCGCTCAGCGCTTGGAGGAGAGCGCCTGGGAGATCAGCAGCAGGACGATGGCGCCGACGATGGAGCCGATCCAGCTGGAGGGGGAGGGGCTCTTCCAGTTGCCGCCCCAGATGAGGGCGGACATGACGCCGCCGACGAAGGAGCCACCGACGCCCAGCAGGGTGGTGCGGATGAAGCCCATGTTCTGCTGGCCGGGCATGACGAAGCGGGCGATCAGGCCCACGATGAAGCCGAAGACGACCCAGCTACACAACGACATCATGACGTCTCCTCCCAGGCGCGGGGACAGCCCGCACGGGTGCTTCCACCCACAGCCACCGAGTCTGCCCCACTCTCCCCCGCGGTGCGAGGGGAGAGGTCCAGCCCGGGTGGCACAGGCTGAACGAAAAGCGTGAGCCCATCGAATCAGGGCTTGCCTGCTTGCTGCCGGGCACGAAGTGCCAGCAGCTCACGTTCGACGAGGCGGTCCTTGTCTCGCCCGAGGTGATGCTTGACGGTGATGAGATCGTCCAGGCTGATGATGCGGCAGGGACGTCCATAAAGCTCCAGGGTGGTCGCTCTGGCCGCTACCTGTTCATAGGAGCCCACGGGTACGACCTCCGACAAGACGTCCAGACGGCCCAGGTCCGTCAGCAGGTACAGGTTGCGGTTCGCGGAGAGCTCCGCGGCAGTCTCCGTCACGGGGCGCTTCGGTACGGCGAGCGCATACCTTGGATGGAGCGAACCGAGTGCAGTCAGCAGTCGCGAGAGGTTCTCCTCCCGGAAGGAGGCCGTGACGTCGAAGTCCTGTGTGAAGGTCGCCGAGCCATAGGCGATGGCGGCCACGCCCCCGATGATGACGAACTCCACCTCCGCATCGAGCAGCAGGCGAAGGAGCTCAGGAGTCCGTTGCATCGTCAGGGACTCCCTTGGGGCGCAGCGCCTCGTACAGCTCCGTCATCCGCTGCAGCTGCTCGATTCGCTCGGTCGGAGTCAGGCGTAGGTTCTCCTCGAGCAGCGAGACGTCCACTCCCTCCTCGATGGCGGCGTCCCAGTCCGGCCCATAGCTTGGAAACGCTTGCCGAAGCATCTCGCGTGCATCCATCTGAAAAGTGTAAGTCGAAGTGACCGGCCTGCTCCACAGGAAGGCCTCCCTCCTCAGTAACGACGGAGGAAGGCGGTGATTGCAGGACCGTTGCGCTCCCACATGGCGGCGCACAGCTCCGCGCGCTCCAGCGCCCGGGCCAGGACCAGCGGCCCTCCATCCACGCGGCTCGCTCGCGGAGTGAAGAAGGCCCGGGCGTCCTCCACCGAGGCCTTGTCACAGAAGAAGCCCGGCGCTCCGAACAGCAGCTGCGAGGCCTCCATCGACGTGAGCTGCCCGGCCAGCGTGTCGAAGTGCTCCTTCACGAAGACGTAGGCCAGCGCTCGCGTCTCGCGCGAGGCCAGGGCGGTGAACAGCAGCCCTCGGCCATCGCGTGGCGCGAAGCTCCCATCCACCAGCAGCGTCAGCGCCTGCTTCGCCAGCGCCGGCTCCCGGAAGCTCCCGAGCGCGGAGAGCAGCTGTGCCCGATCCTCGGGCTGCTCCGCCTTCCGGGCCTGCGCCACCAGGGCATCGAAGAAGGCCTTGTCTCCGGCGGAGGCCGCCACGTGCAGCACCGGCGACACGAGATCCGGATCCACCTTCGTGCCGTCCTTCAGCCACGCCTTCGCCAGCGAGAGCGCCTCGGAGACGAGCACCGGATCCTCGCCTCCCATGGCCGCCATGGTGACGAGCATGCTCCGGAGCTCCCGGGTGTCCTCGCTCTCCCCGGGCCGTGTCCTCCAGCCCAGCGCCCGCGCCCGCTCGCTCAGCAGCGTGCGCACCAGTCGCCGGTAGCGCGGGAGCCACTCGTCCGGCAGCGCGTCGGGGCGCAGCAGGCCCAGCATCGACAGCCCGGCCTCCGTGGAGGAGCGGTCCGGCTCCTTCAGCAGTCCGGGCATCATCCCGAGCGCCTCGTCCAGCGGCAGCCGGCCCGTGCTGGCGAACGCGCGCAGGTCGGCGAGGAAGGCGCCGCGCTCGCGGGCCGTGAGCGGCTTCAGCTGTGCCTTCACGAGCTTCTGACGGAGCGGCTCGCTGTAGGCCACGCGGTAGTAGCCCCGCGCCTCCTCGTTGGCGGAGACCCAGGCGGGGCACGCCTTCGCCTCGGACAGGACGAGCTCTCCCGCGGGCTCGGTCAGCAGCGTGCACGCCCGGCCCTGGGCGCTGCCCGTGCCGTAGCGGACACAGACGGGGATGTGCCACCGCTGCGCCGGAAGGGTGGTGCCCCGCGGAGCCTCGCGGGTGAAGAAGCGGGACTGGGAGAGCTTCAGCCGCGGCACCTGCCCCTGGGCACACTCCAGCTCCACCGAGACGAGCGGAGCGCCGGGCTGTTCGAGGAAGGTGCTCATCGCGGCGCCCACGTCGCGCCCGGCCTCCGCGCTGAGCGCGGCGAACAGATCCGCGGCGGTGGCGGTGCCCCAGGCGTGCTCCCGCACGTAGCGTCGGATGCCGCGCCGGAAGGCCTCCTCGCCCATCCACCGCTCGAACATGCCGAGCACGGCAGAGCCCTTGAAATAGGTGGTGGTGGTGTCGAAGGCGCTCTCGAAGTCGGTGCGGGAGGTGACGGGCTGGCGGAGCGCGCGGGAGGAGGCGAGCCCGTCGGTCCCCAGGGCCGCGATGAGCTCCCACAGGCGCTCCTGGGACTCCTTCCACGTGGGCTCCAGCTGGTCGATGAGCTTCGCCTCGAGCCAGCTGGCGGAGGCCTCGTTGAGCCACAGGTCGTCCCACCACGCCATGGTGACGTAGTCACCGAACCAGTAGTGGGCCAGCTCGTGGATGGCGATACGCGAGTAGTTCTGCCGCCGCGCGAGCGTCTCCTCCCCGGGAGGAATCAGCGTCAGCGTCCGATCGAGCGCCACGATTCCCGGGTGCTCCAGCGTCCCCTCGGGCCGCGGCACCACGGCGACGTCGAGCTTGCCGAAGGGGTACTCCATGTCGAAGTAGTCCTCGAGCGCGGTGACGAGGCGCGGTGTGGCCTTCAGGGCATAGCCCAGCTCCTCGCGGTGGCCCTGGGGGAGGACGAAGCGCAGCGGCGTGCGAGCCCGGCCGAAGGTGCCCCCGTCCACCACGTCGAAGGGCCCGACGACGAAGGCGACCAGGTAGCTGGGCAGCGGCTTCGACTCGGCGAAGGTGACGGTCTTCAGCCCCTCGGCGCTCGGAGGGCTCTCGGACTCGATGGGCGGGTTGGCGAGCGCCACGTCCCCCGCGCGCACTCGCAGCGTGAGGCGCCAGGGTGTCTTGAACTGGGGCTCGTCGAAGCACGGGAAGACGCGGCGGGCATCCACGGGCTGGAAGTAGGTATAGGCGTACCAGACACCCTTCTCCTGCTCGCGGTAGAGGCCCCGAGAGCGCTCCTTGTCGATGAGGCCCTCATAGGAGAGCGAGAGGCGGGCGGGCCCGGGCCCCACGGGTCGCTCGAAGGCGAAGCCCACGAAGTCGGCACCACCGGGCACGACACGAGCGGCCACAGTGGCGCCTCCGAGCGACAGCCGCGCGGAGGACACCTTCAGGTCGGTGGCATTGAGCCAGAGCAGCGAGCTGGCCTCGGTCAACTCCAGGTCGATGTCGATCTTCCCCTGGAAGGTGTCCTGGGTGGGAACGACGGTGAGCTCGACGCTGTAGCGCAGGGGACGCGCGTTCTTCGGCAGGCGCAGTTCGGGCGGAGTGGGCGCCGCGGGTGGCTCGGCCGGAGCGGGCGTCTTCTCCGCGACGAGAGCCTGAGGGCCTGCGGACTCGGAAGCGGGCGCCGTGGTGGCGCAACCCGTCCACCCGAGGGCAAGCAGGATCCACAGCAGGAGTCGAAACGAAGGGAGCGTCCTCATGAGGACCTGTTCTACCCCTCTGCCCATGTCATTCCGAAAAGTTCATCCCCCTGGAGGGAGGCTCCTGTGCCAGGGAACGGCCTGGCCAGGGAGGCGCCCTGTGCGCGAACCAGTAGCCAACTGGTATGACAAGTAGACCAGTTCGGAAGAACCGCGCCCGACAGGAGGGTGGACCGGCCGCGGGGGGGCCTGAACCCTCTGCTCGTTTCAGGTTGAGCAGCCTTTTACGGGAGACGTGAAACCTGGCCCGGGGCGAACCCGACCGCCGCCTATATAAGGAGGCGATACCTCAGTTCCGCGTGGCGACGGTGGCAGTGAAGGACGGCGCCGACGGGAACCGGGCCGGCGCGTGCAGGGCGGCCAGCGTGGAGCCCGCCGCCAGCGAGCCTCCCACCCGGCTGTTGTTGTCCTTCAGCAGCTCCGGCTCTCCGCCGTACACGTCGGCGATGGCGCCCAGGAACCACGTGCCCTGCGGAACACCAGCGCCACTGGAGATGGAGACCGTGGTGCACTCCCCCGCCGCGAGCGCCGGCAGGCTCACGTCTCCCAGCAGCGTGTCCGAGACCGTGACGGTTGCATCGCTCGACACGAAGAGGCCGACCCGAGCGCCCTCGCCGCTGCTCCGCGTGCCCTCGTTGCACACCTCCACCTGGCCCATGAAGGCCTGCGCGTCCCGCAGGTAGGCCGGACCGGCGACGCGCGAGACGGACAGGTCCGCCCGGTCCCCCACTCCGACGAGGCTCCCCGCCCGGAGGTTGTTGCTCTCGGACAGCTCCGCCACGGCGTTGTCGCCATCCACGTAGGCGCCCACGTACCAGGCTCCCTCCCGCACGTTGGCCAGGCCCGTCAGCTCCACGGGCGTGCACTCGCCGGCCCGCAGCTCGGACACCGGCGCGAGGCCCAGCAGGGCGTCGGCGGTGGTGATGGTCGCATCCAGCGACAGGAAGAAGGCCACGGCGGTGGCGGCGCTCCGGGCCGTGCCCTGGTTGCACACCGTCGCGGTGGCTCGCACCGACTGCGCGACCGCCACGCTGCCAGGCCCGCTCACCGAGGAGACCGCGAGGTCCGGCGCGCTGCCCGCCGGAGTCCGCTGGCCGAGCCGAACGTTGTTGCCCTCCACCAGCTCCGACACGGTGTTGGCCCGGTCCACCCACGCCGCCAGGTACCACAGCCCGCTGCCCACGCTCGCGGAGCCACGGATGCTGACCGGAGCGCACTGGCCCGGCGCCAGGGACTCGACCGGGGCGC from Hyalangium gracile harbors:
- a CDS encoding M1 family metallopeptidase yields the protein MRTLPSFRLLLWILLALGWTGCATTAPASESAGPQALVAEKTPAPAEPPAAPTPPELRLPKNARPLRYSVELTVVPTQDTFQGKIDIDLELTEASSLLWLNATDLKVSSARLSLGGATVAARVVPGGADFVGFAFERPVGPGPARLSLSYEGLIDKERSRGLYREQEKGVWYAYTYFQPVDARRVFPCFDEPQFKTPWRLTLRVRAGDVALANPPIESESPPSAEGLKTVTFAESKPLPSYLVAFVVGPFDVVDGGTFGRARTPLRFVLPQGHREELGYALKATPRLVTALEDYFDMEYPFGKLDVAVVPRPEGTLEHPGIVALDRTLTLIPPGEETLARRQNYSRIAIHELAHYWFGDYVTMAWWDDLWLNEASASWLEAKLIDQLEPTWKESQERLWELIAALGTDGLASSRALRQPVTSRTDFESAFDTTTTYFKGSAVLGMFERWMGEEAFRRGIRRYVREHAWGTATAADLFAALSAEAGRDVGAAMSTFLEQPGAPLVSVELECAQGQVPRLKLSQSRFFTREAPRGTTLPAQRWHIPVCVRYGTGSAQGRACTLLTEPAGELVLSEAKACPAWVSANEEARGYYRVAYSEPLRQKLVKAQLKPLTARERGAFLADLRAFASTGRLPLDEALGMMPGLLKEPDRSSTEAGLSMLGLLRPDALPDEWLPRYRRLVRTLLSERARALGWRTRPGESEDTRELRSMLVTMAAMGGEDPVLVSEALSLAKAWLKDGTKVDPDLVSPVLHVAASAGDKAFFDALVAQARKAEQPEDRAQLLSALGSFREPALAKQALTLLVDGSFAPRDGRGLLFTALASRETRALAYVFVKEHFDTLAGQLTSMEASQLLFGAPGFFCDKASVEDARAFFTPRASRVDGGPLVLARALERAELCAAMWERNGPAITAFLRRY